The following proteins are co-located in the Clostridia bacterium genome:
- the rpmF gene encoding 50S ribosomal protein L32 has protein sequence MGVPKRRQSRARKNQRRSIVSRVGAPKLVECPQCHGLKLPHRVCPNCGFYKEREVLQVK, from the coding sequence ATGGGTGTACCTAAGAGGAGACAATCACGCGCAAGAAAAAACCAGAGACGTTCTATTGTTAGCAGGGTAGGAGCCCCCAAGTTGGTAGAATGCCCACAATGTCACGGGCTTAAACTGCCGCACCGTGTATGCCCCAACTGTGGTTTTTACAAGGAACGCGAAGTCCTTCAGGTTAAATAG
- the fabK gene encoding enoyl-[acyl-carrier-protein] reductase FabK: MLYTELCQLLNIEYPIIQGGMAWAATGELAAAVSNAGGLGIIGAGSAPPQVVRQEIIKAKKLTTKPFGVNIYYQSPYVNEVIEVLIAEKVPVVATGGGNPGKDIKRLKLSGAVVIPVVASVALAKRLERSGADALIAEGMECGGHTGDITTMALVPQVVDAVNIPVVAAGGIADGRGLVAALALGASGVQMGTRFLCASECIAHPNYKQAICKAKDRDTVLTGPEGSKVRVIKNKLAQEFLSLEKSSSSREEMERLGMGRLRAAVVDGDIEYGSLMAGQVSGMIKEVLPAATIIANIIEEAETIIKRLQSLEQQVNSQIARQVH, encoded by the coding sequence GTGCTCTATACGGAGTTATGTCAGCTTCTTAACATCGAATACCCAATTATTCAAGGCGGTATGGCCTGGGCAGCCACCGGGGAGTTGGCAGCAGCGGTATCCAATGCCGGTGGGCTGGGGATCATCGGGGCGGGCTCAGCGCCACCGCAGGTAGTACGCCAAGAAATCATCAAGGCCAAAAAACTGACTACCAAGCCTTTTGGAGTCAATATCTACTACCAATCGCCTTATGTAAACGAAGTAATCGAGGTCCTAATAGCAGAAAAAGTCCCGGTAGTTGCTACCGGTGGGGGCAACCCGGGCAAAGATATCAAGCGTTTAAAGCTTTCGGGCGCAGTAGTCATTCCTGTAGTAGCTTCGGTTGCCCTTGCTAAGCGCCTGGAGCGATCTGGAGCGGATGCTCTCATTGCCGAAGGGATGGAATGCGGGGGGCATACTGGCGACATAACTACCATGGCCTTGGTTCCGCAGGTGGTGGATGCAGTCAACATCCCGGTGGTGGCGGCCGGAGGGATAGCAGATGGCCGGGGACTGGTAGCAGCTCTAGCTCTTGGGGCTTCGGGGGTGCAAATGGGAACTAGGTTTTTATGTGCCAGCGAATGCATAGCCCATCCCAATTACAAACAGGCAATTTGTAAGGCCAAAGATAGGGATACAGTGCTGACGGGGCCCGAAGGAAGCAAGGTGCGGGTCATAAAGAATAAGTTGGCTCAGGAATTCTTATCATTGGAAAAAAGCTCCAGTAGTAGGGAAGAAATGGAAAGGCTAGGCATGGGGAGATTACGGGCGGCAGTAGTTGACGGCGACATCGAGTATGGTTCACTGATGGCCGGTCAGGTTAGCGGCATGATTAAAGAGGTGTTGCCTGCCGCCACCATTATCGCCAACATAATTGAAGAGGCTGAGACTATCATCAAGCGCCTGCAGAGTTTGGAGCAGCAGGTAAACAGCCAGATAGCAAGGCAGGTGCACTAA
- the acpP gene encoding acyl carrier protein, with amino-acid sequence MDIFEKIKSIVADQLGISEDEITMDTSFEDLNADSLDIVELIMSLEEEFGIEIPDEDAEKLTTVKAAVEYIKEKTKET; translated from the coding sequence TTGGATATATTTGAAAAGATCAAGAGTATTGTTGCCGATCAGTTGGGAATCAGTGAAGATGAGATTACCATGGATACTTCGTTTGAGGATCTAAATGCTGACTCTCTGGACATAGTTGAATTGATCATGTCGTTGGAAGAGGAGTTTGGTATTGAGATACCCGATGAGGACGCCGAGAAGCTTACTACGGTAAAGGCAGCAGTGGAATACATTAAAGAGAAAACCAAGGAAACTTAA
- the fapR gene encoding transcription factor FapR — MNNSCFNKAERQKHLLQRLDEDPFVTDEELAQALGVSVQTIRLDRLALGIPELRVRVRDLATSAYQRVRSLQKGELIGELVDLNLGVSGISLLEVTREMVLEKSGVARGHYLFAQANSLAVAIIDASSVLTGSARVRFKRPVFLGERVFAKAVVKVKKASSFLVSVQSRVKNDLVFKGHFIVVAMAEKGLGGGNYAHSS; from the coding sequence ATGAACAACAGTTGCTTTAATAAGGCGGAAAGGCAAAAGCACCTACTGCAACGCCTGGACGAGGATCCTTTTGTTACTGACGAGGAACTAGCCCAGGCACTGGGAGTATCAGTGCAGACTATTCGGCTTGACCGACTTGCACTGGGCATTCCTGAGCTCAGAGTAAGGGTCCGCGATTTGGCAACTAGCGCCTACCAACGGGTTCGTTCGCTCCAAAAGGGAGAGCTGATTGGGGAATTGGTGGACTTAAACCTAGGGGTCTCTGGTATTTCTCTCTTGGAGGTCACCCGAGAAATGGTTTTGGAGAAATCCGGAGTGGCCCGAGGGCACTACCTCTTTGCCCAGGCCAATTCTCTGGCTGTGGCCATAATTGATGCTAGTTCTGTACTGACTGGTAGCGCTAGGGTGCGCTTTAAGAGACCGGTTTTTTTGGGTGAAAGAGTGTTTGCCAAGGCTGTAGTAAAAGTAAAGAAGGCTTCAAGTTTCCTAGTATCAGTGCAATCGCGGGTCAAGAATGATCTAGTGTTCAAAGGCCACTTTATTGTGGTGGCCATGGCCGAAAAAGGGTTAGGAGGGGGGAACTATGCGCATAGCAGTTGA
- the fabD gene encoding ACP S-malonyltransferase, which yields MSGKVAFVFPGQGSQYPGMGRDLYDSYDVARKVFADGDHALGEALSQLCFQGPAEALNLTTNTQPAILLTSLACLAVLQKEGVKAQYAAGHSLGEYTALVAAGVLGMEDALRLVRLRAMLMEKAVPHGRGGMVAIIGLPREEAMKACTEVSSFGVAEIANFNSPEQIVVAGENPALEALEQVAKSMGARRTVRLPVSGPFHSSLMQSVSQALEKAFTEVQWSEPQLGLAMNASGDFVQSIAEIKANLIKQVASPVRWEDEIRKLAENGVTAFIEIGPGKVLSGLIRRTVPGVMTLNVEDRRSLESTLASMRGSR from the coding sequence TTGTCAGGAAAAGTTGCTTTTGTATTCCCTGGGCAGGGTTCACAGTACCCAGGCATGGGAAGAGATTTATATGATAGCTACGATGTTGCCCGAAAAGTATTTGCAGATGGAGACCATGCGCTGGGCGAAGCTTTGAGCCAATTATGCTTTCAGGGTCCGGCTGAAGCTCTTAACCTAACTACTAATACGCAACCGGCAATACTCTTAACTAGCTTAGCCTGTTTAGCGGTGTTGCAAAAAGAGGGCGTTAAGGCCCAATACGCAGCTGGCCATAGCCTGGGTGAGTATACGGCTCTGGTGGCAGCCGGAGTATTGGGTATGGAGGATGCACTAAGGTTGGTCCGGCTTCGGGCCATGTTAATGGAGAAGGCTGTTCCCCATGGGCGGGGTGGAATGGTGGCCATAATTGGGTTACCTCGAGAAGAAGCAATGAAGGCTTGTACCGAGGTTTCCAGCTTTGGAGTGGCAGAGATAGCCAATTTTAATAGCCCGGAGCAGATAGTTGTGGCTGGGGAAAACCCGGCCCTGGAGGCACTTGAGCAAGTGGCTAAATCTATGGGGGCCCGGCGTACAGTTCGCCTCCCAGTCAGCGGGCCTTTTCATTCCTCCCTGATGCAATCCGTTAGCCAAGCATTGGAAAAAGCTTTCACTGAGGTGCAGTGGAGCGAGCCTCAGCTAGGGCTCGCCATGAATGCTAGCGGCGATTTTGTCCAATCAATCGCCGAAATTAAGGCTAATCTGATAAAGCAAGTTGCGTCTCCAGTAAGATGGGAGGACGAGATCAGGAAATTGGCCGAAAACGGGGTTACCGCCTTCATAGAGATAGGCCCAGGTAAGGTGTTGTCGGGATTGATCCGGCGGACGGTGCCAGGGGTGATGACCTTAAATGTTGAGGATAGGCGCTCATTAGAAAGCACCCTTGCGTCGATGAGGGGGTCTAGATAA
- the rnc gene encoding ribonuclease III, producing MELVDRALTHPSYAHEHPEVEGKDNQRLEFLGDAVLGVVVSDYLFRRLPTSSEGNLSKIRASIVCEKTLADVAREIGLSKHILLGRGEALSGGRDRDSILADAMEALIAAVYLAGGLEAAYEFVVRLFGAKIDDASAGMVWDYKTKLQEEFQERFHQNVAYTVLEELGPEHNKHFTIGVSFKGRLLAKGQGRSKREAEQNAAHKALDLLERGLVELE from the coding sequence ATGGAGCTTGTCGATCGGGCCCTGACTCACCCGTCGTATGCCCACGAACATCCGGAAGTAGAGGGTAAGGATAACCAACGTTTGGAATTCTTGGGGGATGCTGTACTGGGGGTAGTTGTATCCGACTACTTATTTCGGCGCCTGCCAACCAGCTCGGAAGGAAACCTCAGCAAAATCCGGGCTAGCATAGTATGTGAAAAGACGCTAGCCGACGTTGCTAGGGAAATTGGCCTATCCAAACATATACTCCTAGGTCGGGGCGAGGCTTTGTCGGGTGGTAGGGACCGAGACTCGATTCTTGCCGACGCTATGGAGGCGTTAATCGCGGCGGTATATCTGGCGGGCGGTTTAGAGGCCGCATATGAGTTTGTGGTGAGGCTTTTCGGGGCGAAGATTGACGACGCTAGCGCAGGTATGGTTTGGGATTATAAGACCAAGTTGCAAGAGGAGTTTCAAGAAAGGTTTCACCAGAATGTCGCTTATACAGTACTGGAAGAATTAGGACCTGAACACAACAAGCATTTTACCATTGGGGTTTCGTTTAAGGGCAGGCTTTTGGCTAAGGGTCAGGGGCGCAGCAAAAGAGAGGCAGAGCAGAATGCTGCTCACAAGGCGCTAGATTTACTGGAGCGAGGCTTAGTAGAGTTGGAGTAG
- the fabG gene encoding 3-oxoacyl-[acyl-carrier-protein] reductase: MLLDGCVAVVTGGSRGIGKAIVEALADQGCRLVIGYNHNQQLAEELAKEIGARGREATIVQADVAYADQAKGLIDAALTRFGRLDILVNNAGIRADNLLIRMSEEEWDQVLKVNLWGVYHCCRAALRPMIKQRSGRIINISSIVGLAGNAGQANYAAAKAGIIGFTKSLAKEVGSRGILVNAIAPGYVITDMTQGLAEPQKDKLLSMIPLGRFARPEDIAGAVLFLASPWASYITGQVLGIDGGLAL; this comes from the coding sequence ATGTTGCTCGATGGTTGTGTGGCCGTAGTTACCGGTGGCTCTCGTGGCATCGGCAAGGCCATCGTTGAGGCCCTGGCTGATCAGGGTTGCCGGTTGGTAATCGGTTATAACCACAACCAACAGCTAGCTGAGGAGCTGGCCAAGGAAATAGGCGCCAGGGGCCGGGAGGCAACCATTGTTCAAGCAGACGTGGCTTACGCCGACCAAGCCAAGGGCCTGATTGACGCTGCCCTGACTCGATTTGGTAGACTGGATATTTTGGTTAATAATGCAGGCATTAGAGCCGACAACCTTTTGATCCGAATGAGCGAAGAGGAGTGGGACCAAGTCCTAAAGGTTAACTTGTGGGGTGTATATCACTGTTGCCGAGCAGCGCTAAGGCCTATGATTAAACAAAGGTCAGGGAGAATAATTAATATTTCATCCATAGTAGGTTTGGCCGGCAACGCCGGACAGGCGAATTATGCAGCAGCCAAAGCCGGTATCATTGGCTTCACTAAGTCCCTGGCCAAGGAAGTTGGATCCAGGGGAATTCTGGTCAATGCTATTGCTCCCGGGTATGTGATTACCGACATGACTCAAGGCTTAGCAGAACCTCAAAAAGATAAGCTCCTATCCATGATCCCCCTAGGCCGCTTTGCCAGGCCCGAGGATATAGCCGGAGCTGTACTATTCTTGGCTTCTCCTTGGGCAAGCTACATAACTGGCCAAGTTCTGGGGATTGATGGGGGCCTAGCCCTTTAA
- a CDS encoding stage V sporulation protein S, which produces MEVLKVSARSNPKSVAGALAAVFRSTGKAEIQAVGAGAVNQAVKAIAIARGFIAPNGVDLVMIPAFTEVNIDGDERTAIRFIVEAR; this is translated from the coding sequence GTGGAAGTACTGAAGGTATCAGCGCGCTCTAATCCGAAATCAGTGGCGGGTGCCTTAGCAGCAGTTTTTCGTAGTACTGGTAAAGCAGAAATCCAAGCCGTGGGAGCTGGAGCAGTGAACCAGGCCGTTAAAGCCATAGCTATTGCCCGTGGTTTCATAGCTCCCAATGGAGTAGACCTGGTAATGATTCCAGCTTTTACCGAAGTCAACATCGATGGGGATGAACGTACGGCTATTAGGTTTATTGTTGAGGCAAGATAG
- the plsX gene encoding phosphate acyltransferase PlsX produces the protein MRIAVDAMGGDYAPLEIVKGALEAARLEIAEILLVGNRPELESLLRKLGPAGSISVIDARESISGSEAPAYAVHKKNDSSIMVATQLVKEGRAEALVSAGSTGAQMASALLCLGRLPGIKRPAIATVIPTLGNPLVLIDSGANTQSSAENLWQFALMGSKYAELILGCRQPRVALLNIGSEENKGTETVKQAYQLLQASRLNFVGNVEGRDLMEGAADVVVCDGFTGNIVLKVIEGVSLTLLKLIGEFFVDSAAGQLVDLAQLRQLRARFDYSNYGGAPLLGVNGISIICHGSSKHEAITNAIKVAVDCVEQKLVERLCEGGSLQGDGEVAIQKQ, from the coding sequence ATGCGCATAGCAGTTGATGCCATGGGAGGAGATTATGCCCCTTTGGAAATAGTAAAGGGGGCGCTAGAGGCAGCCAGACTAGAAATCGCAGAGATACTCCTGGTAGGCAACCGACCTGAACTTGAGTCTTTGCTACGTAAACTTGGTCCGGCCGGTTCCATATCCGTGATAGATGCTCGCGAGTCAATATCTGGATCAGAGGCTCCAGCTTATGCCGTTCACAAAAAGAATGATTCCTCCATCATGGTCGCCACCCAACTGGTAAAGGAAGGTAGGGCAGAGGCGTTGGTATCTGCAGGTAGCACCGGAGCACAGATGGCCAGCGCCCTTCTATGTTTGGGCCGTTTGCCTGGCATCAAACGCCCGGCCATAGCCACGGTCATTCCTACCTTAGGTAATCCATTGGTTCTGATAGACTCGGGGGCCAATACTCAGTCGAGTGCTGAGAACCTTTGGCAATTTGCTCTGATGGGGAGCAAGTATGCAGAGCTGATTCTAGGTTGTCGCCAACCTCGAGTAGCTCTACTCAATATTGGTAGCGAAGAGAACAAGGGAACTGAGACGGTAAAACAAGCTTATCAGCTGTTGCAGGCTTCTCGGCTCAACTTTGTTGGCAATGTAGAGGGGCGTGACCTAATGGAGGGTGCGGCTGATGTCGTGGTATGCGATGGCTTCACCGGCAACATTGTCCTTAAGGTGATAGAAGGCGTCAGCTTGACCCTGCTAAAGCTGATAGGAGAGTTTTTTGTCGACAGCGCAGCTGGGCAGCTGGTGGATTTGGCGCAGCTGAGACAGCTGCGGGCGCGGTTTGATTACAGCAATTATGGTGGTGCACCTCTGCTTGGGGTAAATGGTATAAGTATTATTTGCCATGGTTCATCAAAGCATGAAGCCATCACTAACGCCATTAAGGTGGCGGTTGACTGCGTGGAGCAGAAGTTGGTAGAGAGATTATGCGAAGGCGGATCTTTGCAAGGAGACGGTGAAGTTGCCATCCAAAAACAGTAG
- the fabF gene encoding beta-ketoacyl-ACP synthase II, whose amino-acid sequence MSHRVVVTGMGVVSPIGSTLDSFWKAAVEGKSGITPITRFDCSQMATRIAGEVKDFDPHTYIDHKESRRMDRFTQFAVASAKMAVEDAGLDLDREDLTRIGVIFGTGVGGIETFEEQFQVLQAKGPSRISPFFIPMMIANMGAGQISIVLGLKGPNLTVVNACASATNAIGEAFRAVQRGEMAVAITGGSEASLTPLAIAGFCSMRAMSVRNNEPERASRPFDRERDGFVLSEGAGALVLESWEHAQQRNAKVYAEVIGYGCTADAFHISAPQPQGEGAIQAMKLALTDAGVAAEEVGYINAHGTSTDLNDKIETLAIKQVFGDHARRLQVSSTKSVTGHLLGAAGAIEAIATCLALKREVIPPTINYEYPDPECDLDYVPNQARQAKITVALSNSFGFGGHNAVLAFRRL is encoded by the coding sequence ATGAGTCACCGAGTGGTAGTTACCGGAATGGGAGTTGTTAGTCCGATTGGCTCCACCTTAGACAGCTTTTGGAAAGCGGCCGTAGAGGGAAAATCCGGAATTACTCCCATTACCCGATTTGACTGCAGTCAAATGGCCACTCGCATCGCCGGTGAGGTTAAGGACTTCGACCCCCATACGTATATTGATCACAAAGAGAGTCGACGCATGGACCGCTTTACCCAATTTGCGGTTGCCTCGGCCAAAATGGCTGTGGAAGATGCTGGACTAGACCTTGACAGGGAGGACCTAACCCGGATTGGAGTAATATTTGGTACCGGGGTAGGAGGCATCGAAACCTTCGAGGAACAATTCCAGGTCCTGCAGGCGAAAGGGCCGTCCCGGATTAGCCCCTTCTTTATCCCGATGATGATTGCCAATATGGGGGCAGGGCAGATATCCATTGTCTTGGGGCTAAAGGGCCCGAACCTCACGGTGGTAAATGCCTGTGCCTCGGCAACCAATGCCATTGGCGAGGCTTTTCGGGCGGTTCAGCGGGGAGAGATGGCGGTGGCTATCACCGGTGGTAGCGAGGCCTCGTTGACACCCTTGGCGATAGCTGGTTTCTGCTCGATGCGTGCCATGTCCGTCCGCAATAACGAACCAGAAAGGGCTAGCCGTCCTTTCGATCGGGAGCGGGATGGATTTGTTCTCAGCGAAGGCGCGGGGGCTTTAGTGCTGGAAAGCTGGGAGCATGCCCAGCAGCGTAATGCCAAAGTATATGCCGAGGTGATAGGTTACGGGTGCACAGCGGACGCCTTCCATATTTCTGCTCCCCAGCCCCAAGGCGAAGGGGCTATCCAGGCCATGAAGCTAGCGCTCACCGATGCGGGGGTAGCGGCTGAGGAAGTCGGTTACATTAATGCCCACGGGACTTCTACTGACTTAAATGACAAGATCGAAACCTTAGCTATCAAACAGGTTTTCGGCGATCATGCCCGCCGTCTTCAGGTCAGTTCGACCAAGTCGGTTACGGGCCACCTGCTAGGAGCAGCCGGTGCAATCGAGGCAATTGCTACCTGCCTTGCACTTAAACGTGAAGTCATACCACCTACGATCAATTATGAATACCCTGACCCTGAGTGCGATCTAGATTATGTGCCCAATCAAGCCCGGCAAGCAAAAATCACTGTAGCCTTATCTAACTCTTTTGGCTTTGGTGGCCATAATGCGGTCCTAGCCTTTCGGCGCCTTTAG
- a CDS encoding ketoacyl-ACP synthase III, with protein sequence MPSKNSRRAAITGLGSYVPARILTNSDLEKMVDTSDEWISTRTGIKERRIAAPEEATSDLCRVASIRAIADAGLKPEDIDLVLVATVTPDMAFPATACLVQDGIGAKSAAAFDLEAGCSGFLYGLAVASQFIENGVYNHVLIIGAETFSRIVNWEDRNTCVLFGDGAGACILSAVEGDWGVQSIYLGSDGGGGKFLTQPAGGSRLPASAETIRQRLHTIHMNGPEVFKSAVRIMAEASQTALEKCGLRPEAVDVFIPHQANIRIIEATASRLHLPMEKVVVNIHRYGNISSGSIPIAMDEAFRQGKIRQGDIVLLAAFGAGLTWGASVLKWFKQPPSNQV encoded by the coding sequence TTGCCATCCAAAAACAGTAGAAGGGCTGCTATTACTGGGCTCGGTTCATACGTGCCGGCTAGAATTCTGACCAACTCGGACTTGGAAAAGATGGTAGATACCAGTGATGAATGGATTAGCACGCGTACGGGAATCAAGGAAAGGCGAATAGCGGCTCCCGAAGAAGCCACTTCCGATCTTTGCCGCGTAGCTTCCATCCGGGCTATTGCCGATGCCGGGCTTAAACCCGAAGACATTGATTTGGTTTTGGTGGCCACCGTAACTCCGGACATGGCCTTTCCAGCCACGGCCTGTTTGGTGCAGGATGGCATTGGGGCAAAATCCGCGGCTGCTTTCGACCTTGAAGCTGGTTGCTCAGGCTTTCTCTATGGGTTGGCTGTAGCCAGTCAGTTTATTGAAAACGGGGTCTATAACCACGTCCTCATTATTGGAGCCGAGACCTTCAGCCGGATTGTAAATTGGGAGGACCGGAATACCTGCGTACTTTTTGGAGATGGGGCAGGAGCTTGCATCTTGTCGGCGGTGGAAGGCGACTGGGGAGTCCAGTCCATCTATCTAGGGTCGGATGGCGGTGGAGGCAAATTTTTAACTCAGCCTGCGGGTGGTTCACGGCTGCCAGCGAGCGCAGAAACCATTAGGCAAAGACTACATACTATTCACATGAATGGGCCGGAAGTGTTTAAGTCGGCAGTTCGGATAATGGCGGAGGCATCCCAAACAGCATTAGAGAAATGCGGACTTAGACCAGAGGCCGTAGACGTCTTTATCCCTCATCAAGCTAACATCCGCATTATCGAGGCTACTGCCAGCCGGCTGCATTTACCCATGGAGAAAGTAGTGGTTAACATTCACCGATATGGGAACATATCTAGCGGTTCAATACCCATTGCCATGGATGAAGCCTTTCGGCAAGGAAAAATTCGGCAAGGGGATATAGTCTTGTTGGCAGCTTTTGGGGCGGGTTTAACCTGGGGGGCCAGTGTACTCAAATGGTTTAAGCAACCGCCGTCCAACCAAGTGTAG